The Ornithinibacillus sp. 4-3 region TTTATTCTATTAATTACTGCAATTGGGTTAATTGTAAATGGCTTCATTTACATGTTAATTGATGGGACAGCAGATGTATCGCCAACAAGCTTAGGTTATATTTTGAATCAGAATAATGTTATTTATAATAGTATTGAATTATTTTCTATTTGGAATTTAATTTTGTCTGCTATTGGACTGCACAAGGTTGCTAACTTCTCTAAAGGCTTAGCATGGGGAACAGTCATTGCGATTTTCCTTGTAGGTATTTTATTCCTTCTTGCAGGTGATGCGGTTACGGACATGGTTCCAAGTAATTAAGAAAAATCCATATAGTTTAAAGAAATCCTCGATTAGTGTAATAGCTAGTCGAGGATTTTATTTATTATTAAGGAATAATGATTATTAATGTAGTATAATGTATTTTATGTGATTTTTTAAAAAATAGTATATTTTAAGGGAAGAATAAGTCATTTAGAGTAGTCCTGTATTATAGTAGGATTGCTAAACTGTCTTATCTTCATTTTGTAATGGATTTGGGGGTTACGGTATGTGGAAAGTATTAAAAATTGCTAGTGCATTTATCGGAATTATTGTTGGTGCCGGCTTTGCATCTGGGCAAGAGATTTTACAGTATTTTACAAGCTTTGGTTACATAGGTACAGTTGGAGCAATCGTTTCTACTACATTATTTGCATACCTTGGTATGAATCTAGTGATGCTTGGAAGTCGTCTGCAAACAACTTCGCATAAAGAAGTCATTTATAAAATTAGTGGACGTTATTTAGGATATATTGTAGATGCAATTATTATTTTCACGTTATTTGGTGTAGGCGTTGTTATGGTTGCTGGTGCTGGAGCGACTTTAAATCAGGAGTTTGGCCTTACTCCATTTTTAGGAAGTCTTCTTTTGACTATTCTTATTTTACTAACGGTCATGCTGAACGTAGAAAAAGTAATCGCTATCATTGGAGGAATCACACCTGCGTTAATCGCAGCAGTTGTGTTAATTAGTATTTATTGTATTTTCACATTTGATAAACCATTAGATGAATTGAATGAAATTGCAGTTCAACAAAAATCTGCTTTATCACATTGGTTTATTTCGGCAATCAATTATGTGTCTTTTAATATTGCGGTAGGTGCTGCGATGGCTTTAGTAATGGGTGGAGCAGAGAAAAATGAAAGAATTGCCAAATTCGGAGGTTTATTTGGAGGTTTAAGCTTAGGTATTTTAATCGTATTAAGCCATTTAGCTATTTTTTCAAAAATTGATCAAACCATTGGTTATGACATGCCAATGTTAAAAATTGTAAATGATATCTCACCGAATTTATCATTAGTTATGGCAGTTGTGTTATTCGGAATGATTTTTAACACTGGTGTAGGGATGTTTTATGCTTTTGTAGCACGTTTTGTAAAAATGAATACGAAGAAGGCAAATATTATGATTGTTGTTACATTAGCTGCTGGCTTTGCGCTGAGTTTTGTAGGATTTACTGATTTAGTTAGTTTATTCTATCCAATTATTGGATTCCTAGGGCTATTCCTTGTATTTGCTTTAATTATTGCACCATATAGAATACCAAAGCGTAAAGAATAAGAAGATAGGATTCCATCATAAGTTTCGTGTAGAATAGAAGAAAAGCTAGTTATGGAGATGAAGGTTCTGCTATGTTTAAACAAATAGGACGATTAGGCTTTGCGATTTCTACAACATTATTTGTTTTATTTCATTTCTTAGAATTATTTTTTTCAGAAGCCATTTTTCTTTCGCTGATTTCATTTTTTGGTCTTTTAACATTATTTTTTGGAATTTTAATCTTAAATCACCGAGCTATACTATTGCCACTTATTCTTTTAATTGTGGCAATAGTTATTGGTTTGGCACATCCAAGTGCTAGTTTTTCAGAGGTCTTTTGGGTAGGGGCAAGTAAAATGCGTTCATTACTCCCTATGTTATTTGTAATTCCATTTGTAGCTTGGGTATTGAAACAGGAAAACTATGTAGAAGATACGATTTTGTTAATGAAGCGTCAGCTGAAAAGTAGTCGAACTTTTTATGGTTTACTTATTTTTATGACGCAAATCATATCATTTTTCTTACTTTTTGGTTCGATTGTTGTTGTTTATCAGATTGCAACAACCTTTTTTAAAGGGAAAGTTTCACCAACTTGGGAAGTTTTTAAATCAACTGCAGTATTACGTGGATTTTCATTTTCCTCTATGTGGGTTGTTAGTATGCCGAGCTTTGCTTATACAGTAGCTGTTTTACAAGCTGATTTGATTCATGCTTTTATCCAAGGGTTATTGGTGGGTGTAGCAGGTCTACTACTTGGAATTGTTCATTTGCATTTTTATGAGAAAAAACAGAAAATCTCTTTGTCTAGCGAAATAAGAGAAGTGATTGCGAAGGCAGAGGAAAATCGTTCAACTGTTCAAAATGGTTTAAGAAATCCGATTGAATTTGCAGTATTATTTAGTTCTTTAATTATTCTAACCTTTGTTGCCAATGCTTTACTGCCGTTAGACTTATTGGCTGTGATTCCGTTTGTTGTGATTGTCTGGGTGGTAACTTATTTTATTGTGAAACGAAGAATGAGGGCATTGTTTCAGGAGATTAAACAATATTTCAGTAAAAGGATTACTTCTAATGCACCACAATGGGTCTTGTTATTGGCTACAGGTATTTTAATCGTAGCTTTGGATACTTCTGGATTGTCTGAAGCGGCTATGCAGGGTGTTTATCAATGGTCAGAGAGTGCGCTAGGGATTAATTTCCTATGGGTATTGCCATTAATAGTACTTATGCTTGGATTTTTAGGAGTTGGGCCACTTTCTGTAACTGTACTTATCGCTGGCATTGTGCTTAGTATTTATCTACCATATGAGCCAGAGTTAATTGTATTAGCGATGACATTAGGAAGTGCATTAAGTATCTTGCTATCACCGATCGTTATACCAACGATCCTGCTCAGCGGAGTGAATCAGAAAAATCCATTTGAAAATAGTGTGTTATATAATTGGAAGTTTGCTATCACCTTTTATTTCTTGGTAGAAACATATATTCAAATTCGGCTGCTATTTTAAGAAAATATGGAAAGAAAAAAACATTTCATTACTCGAAATGTTTTTTTCTTTATGTTATAATTTGATTATATTTTTGCAATATTATTAATAAAGCGAAACTACGATAAAAATTATTGGAGGTAATAGGGAATGTCTTATGTATTAGTAGAAAATGGAACCTTAATTGATGGAAATGGTGGAGATCCAGTAGCTAATGGTGCTGTATTAATTAAAGATAATATTATTGAACAAGTTGGAACAAAAGATTCTATTCAAATTCCAGCTGGTGCCAATGTAGAGACAATAGATGCAAAAGGCGGAACAATTTTACCTGGATTAATCGATGCACATGTACATATTACATTTGAACTTGGTAGCTTAGAGGAAAGAGCAAGCACACCTTTCTCTTTAAAATTCTATCAAACTATTGAATATATGAGAAAAACATTAGATGCTGGGATTACAACAATACGTGATGCTGGTGGAGCAGATTTAGGTTTAAAACAAGCGGTAAATAATGGTCTTGTTGTAGGGCCTCGTATGCAACTTTCTATTAATGCATTAACGATTACTGGTGGACATGGAGACTCTTGGATGCTTTCCGGAATGGACTTAACAAGACAAGGCTATCCTGGAATGCCAAATGGACTTTGTGATGGGAAAGAAGAAGTGAGAAAGAAAACACGTGAAATGTTACGTGCAGGTGCAGATTTAATTAAAGTTCACTCTACTGGTGGGGTAATGAGCCCAACAGATCATCCAGAGTATACGCAGTTCGCTTTGGAAGAATTAGAAGTAATGGTTGAAGAAGCACGATTCCATCGCAATAAGAAGGTAATGGCACATGCTCAAGGAACAGAAGGAATTCAAAATGCGATTAAAGCAGGTATTCATTCTATTGAGCATGGTATTTATTTAGATGATGAAACAATTGAAATGATGAAAGAACATGGTACATATTTAGTTCCAACATTATTAGCACCTGTTGGTGTATTAGAACTAGCAGAAGAGCGTAGCTTGCCTAAATATGCAGTGAAAAAAGCGGAAGAAGTAGTAAATGATCATATGGAAAGCTTCAGACGCGCTCACAAAGCCGGAGTAAAAATTGCTATGGGAACAGATGCAGGTGTATTCACACACGGAATTAATCTTCGTGAGCTTGGTTTAATGTGTGAGGGTGGAATGACACCAATGGAATCAATTGTTGCAACCACTAAAGTAGCAGCAGAATGTATGGGCTGGGAAGATCAAGTTGGTACATTAGAAGCTGGGAAGTTTGCAGACGTAGTTATTTTAAATGGAGATCCACTTGATGATATTCATGTAATAGAGAATCAAGATAATATTGTAACTGTATTAAAAGACGGTAAGATTGTTAAAGATTTACGATAAAATATTTCGTATGTTATGCAGAAAGCTTACATTATCTTTAAAAATTAAAGCAAAGGGATTTGAGTATGAATATATGCTCAAATCCCTTTTTTTTCATATAAATAGACATAAATGATCCCTGGTCAGTTTCACTTTTCTAAGCTAATGTTTTTAATTATAGAAAGATTAGTAGATATTATTACCGTACTTTTCATCCAGTTTATCAATACATTCCATATCATTGTTTCTGTATAGTTCGGTACTGAGGATGCTAATTTAAATAAGAAATGTATTCATGTGCAGTTGTTCCATATACACATTTGAAATGTTTGTTTAAGTGTGTTAAATCAACAAATCCATAATGAGCTACTGCTGAATATAAATCTTTACTTTTTTCCATTAATTGTCTAGCTTGTTCTAGTCTATGGTTAAGAGAGTATTGGTAAGGGGTAATTCCAGTTTGAGCTTTAAACATTCTAATGAATTGAAATTTTGATAAATTAAGCTGTTTACTAATTTCATCGAGTTTAAGGACATTCCCTAGATCAGAACGTAGCATTTCTTTTGCTTTTTTTATGAGCGTATTATCTTTTAGCAGATTTGCTGAAACATTTGTTTGAATAAGATTATCTGTTAGGGAAAGCAACAATGTACTACATAAGGACTCATCTTTTCCACTTAGTATTGCATGGGCAAGATTTAATACACTGCTTTTTAATATGTGATTATATACAATAGGTTTTTGGAAATATATCATTTCCTTTTTCTCGGTAACATCTAAAAGAGATTGAGGATCTATATAGAGCATAACGTAGTCAAGGCCATTTTCATCATGCGCCATTCCATCGTGTGCTTGCTCTGGATTAAAG contains the following coding sequences:
- a CDS encoding amidohydrolase family protein, which gives rise to MSYVLVENGTLIDGNGGDPVANGAVLIKDNIIEQVGTKDSIQIPAGANVETIDAKGGTILPGLIDAHVHITFELGSLEERASTPFSLKFYQTIEYMRKTLDAGITTIRDAGGADLGLKQAVNNGLVVGPRMQLSINALTITGGHGDSWMLSGMDLTRQGYPGMPNGLCDGKEEVRKKTREMLRAGADLIKVHSTGGVMSPTDHPEYTQFALEELEVMVEEARFHRNKKVMAHAQGTEGIQNAIKAGIHSIEHGIYLDDETIEMMKEHGTYLVPTLLAPVGVLELAEERSLPKYAVKKAEEVVNDHMESFRRAHKAGVKIAMGTDAGVFTHGINLRELGLMCEGGMTPMESIVATTKVAAECMGWEDQVGTLEAGKFADVVILNGDPLDDIHVIENQDNIVTVLKDGKIVKDLR
- a CDS encoding AraC family transcriptional regulator, with translation MDNFNYKKVADITALSASLTNFKYKNHYHKEYAIGVTLRGIQHYHLDGHLQLSYPNGVMFFNPEQAHDGMAHDENGLDYVMLYIDPQSLLDVTEKKEMIYFQKPIVYNHILKSSVLNLAHAILSGKDESLCSTLLLSLTDNLIQTNVSANLLKDNTLIKKAKEMLRSDLGNVLKLDEISKQLNLSKFQFIRMFKAQTGITPYQYSLNHRLEQARQLMEKSKDLYSAVAHYGFVDLTHLNKHFKCVYGTTAHEYISYLN